The Physeter macrocephalus isolate SW-GA unplaced genomic scaffold, ASM283717v5 random_1346, whole genome shotgun sequence genome has a window encoding:
- the P3H4 gene encoding endoplasmic reticulum protein SC65, which translates to MDRAVWGLLWLLLGSAGAQYEKYSFRGFPPEDLMPLAAAYGHALEQYEGESWRESARYLEAALRLHRLLRDSEAFCHANCSGPAPPAAAPPGPAPPGPDGGRGDEWARELRLFGHVLERAACLRRCKRSLPAFQVPYPPRQLLRDFQSRLPYQYLHYAQFKANRLEKAVAAAYTFLQRNPKHELTAKYLNYYRGLLDAADEPLTDLEAQPYEAVFLRAVKLYNSGDFRSSTEDMERALAEYMAVFARCLAGCEGAHEQVDFKDFYPAIADLFAESLQCKVDCEANLTPNVGGYFVEKFVATMYHYLQFAYYKLNDVRQAARSAASYMLFDPEDNVMQQNLVYYRFHRARWGLEEEDFQPREEAMLYHNQTAELRELLEFAHMYLQSDDEMELKETELPVEPAEPPSDAEFEGEGDYEESIYADWWQEPDAKGDEAEAELEPELA; encoded by the exons ATGGATCGGGCGGTGTGGGGGCTTCTGTGGCTGCTGCTGGGCAGCGCCGGGGCGCAGTACGAGAAGTACAGCTTCCGGGGCTTCCCGCCCGAGGACCTGATGCCCCTGGCCGCGGCGTACGGGCACGCGCTGGAGCAGTACGAGGGCGAGAGCTGGCGCGAGAGCGCGCGCTACCTCGAGGCCGCGCTGCGGCTGCACCGGCTGCTGCGGGACAGCGAGGCCTTCTGCCACGCCAACTGCAGCGGCcccgcgccgcccgccgccgcgCCCCCCGGGCCCGCGCCCCCCGGCCCCGACGGCGGCCGCGGCGACGAGTGGGCCCGCGAGCTGCGACTCTTCGGCCACGTCCTGGAGCGCGCCGCCTGCTTGCGGCGCTGCAAGCGTTCGCTGCCCGCCTTCCAGGTGCCCTACCCGCCGCGCCAGCTGCTGCGCGACTTCCAGAGCCGCTTGCCCTACCAGTACCTGCACTACGCGCAGTTCAAG GCGAACCGGCTGGAGAAAGCGGTGGCCGCGGCCTACACATTCCTTCAGAGGAACCCGAAGCACGAGCTCACTGCCAAGTATCTCAACTACTATCGCGGGCTGCTGGACGCCGCCGATGAGCCCCTCACGGACTTGGAGGCCCAGCCCTATGAG GCCGTGTTCCTCCGGGCTGTGAAGCTCTACAACAGCGGAGATTTCCGTAGCAGCACCGAGGACATGGAGCGGGCCCTGGCCGAGTACATGGCCGTCTTTGCCCGGTGTCTGGCTGGCTGCGAGGGGGCCCACGAGCAGGTGGACTTCAAGGACTTCTATCCAGCCATAGCAG atCTCTTTGCAGAATCCCTGCAGTGCAAGGTGGACTGTGAGGCCAACTTGACCCCCAACGTGGGCGGCTACTTCGTGGAGAAGTTCGTGGCCACCATGTATCACTACCTGCAGTTTGCCTACTACAAGT TGAACGACGTGCGCCAGGCCGCCCGCAGTGCCGCCAGCTACATGCTCTTTGACCCCGAAGACAATGTCATGCAGCAAAACCTGGTGTATTATCGCTTCCACAGGGCCCGCtggggcctggaggaggaggacttCCAGCCCAGGGAG GAGGCCATGCTCTACCACAACCAGACAGCTGAGCTTCGGGAGCTGCTGGAGTTTGCACACATGTACCTGCAGTCAGATGACGAG ATGGAGCTGAAGGAGACAGAACTGCCCGTGGAGCCTGCGGAGCCCCCGTCTGATGCCGAGTTTGAAGGGGAGGGCGACTACGAGGAGAGCATCTATGCTGACTGGTGGCAGGAGCCAGATGCCAAGGGTGACGAGGCTGAGGCCG